Proteins encoded in a region of the Vicia villosa cultivar HV-30 ecotype Madison, WI linkage group LG5, Vvil1.0, whole genome shotgun sequence genome:
- the LOC131602359 gene encoding zingipain-2-like, protein MTSTKLTTILFIILMLYNACITARECPSGHKQKSSSDIELLRKRFEGWTKRHGRNYKHSDEWEVRFNIYQANVRYIECINAQKNSYNLTDNEFADLTNEEFRRTYMGLRTRSHSHTGFRYNEHGDVPESKDWRKEGAVTKVKNQGQCGGCWAFSAVAAIEGLHQIKTGKLISLSEQELIDCDVESDNQGCQGGLMETAFTFIINNGGITTEKDYPYKGIDGTCNTEKAEHYAVSISGYEKVPADNEAKLKAAAAHQPVSVGIDAGGYLFQLYSEGVFSGLCGKQLNHAVTVVGYGEENRKKYWIVKNSWGTGWGESGYIRMKRDTFDKAGLCGIAKLASYPV, encoded by the exons ATGACAAGTACAAAACTAACCACCATTCTCTTCATTATTCTCATGCTCTACAATGCATGCATAACTGCACGCGAATGTCCTTCAGGACACAAACAGAAATCATCATCTGACATAGAATTATTAAGGAAGAGGTTTGAAGGTTGGACGAAACGACATGGTCGAAATTACAAGCATAGTGATGAATGGGAAGTCCGTTTCAACATTTACCAAGCAAATGTTCGGTACATAGAATGCATAAACGCACAGAAAAACTCGTACAATCTCACAGACAATGAATTTGCAGATCTTACAAATGAAGAGTTTAGAAGAACTTACATGGGTCTTAGAACTAGGTCGCATTCACATACAGGATTCAGGTATAATGAACATGGTGATGTTCCAGAAAGCAAGGATTGGAGAAAGGAGGGAGCAGTGACTAAAGTCAAGAATCAAGGCCAGTGTG GAGGTTGTTGGGCATTCTCTGCAGTAGCGGCTATAGAAGGCCTCCACCAAATAAAAACAGGAAAATTGATCTCTCTATCTGAACAAGAACTGATAGATTGTGATGTTGAAAGTGATAACCAAGGCTGCCAAGGTGGCTTAATGGAGACAGCATTTACATTCATCATAAACAATGGTGGAATAACCACTGAGAAAGACTATCCTTACAAAGGGATAGATGGTACCTGTAACACGGAAAAAGCTGAACATTATGCTGTGAGTATAAGTGGATATGAAAAAGTTCCTGCTGATAACGAGGCTAAGCTTAAAGCTGCAGCTGCTCATCAACCCGTCTCTGTTGGAATTGACGCGGGAGGTTATTTGTTTCAACTTTATTCAGAAGGTGTTTTCTCTGGCCTTTGTGGAAAGCAGCTTAATCATGCTGTGACTGTAGTTGGTTATGGAGAAGAAAATAGAAAGAAGTATTGGATTGTGAAGAATTCGTGGGGTACTGGGTGGGGTGAATCTGGTTATATCAGGATGAAGCGCGACACTTTTGATAAAGCTGGTCTGTGTGGCATTGCCAAGTTAGCCAGCTACCCTGTTTAG